A single window of Micrococcaceae bacterium Sec5.1 DNA harbors:
- the paaK gene encoding phenylacetate--CoA ligase PaaK has translation MTQNTVAAPASSTSEATAPVLDREETMSRDELEALQLNRLQHTVAYAYDRVPLYKRKFDEAGVHPTDLRELSDLGKFPYTTKEDLRLEYPFGMFAVPQHEVARIHASSGTTGRPTVVGYTKNDLANWATLVARCLRASGVRPGMKVHNAYGYGLFTGGLGAHAGAEALGCTVIPMSGGQTERQIQLIQDFKPDAILATPTYLLTIADAMAHQGIDPTSTSLKYAVLGAEPWTEEMRHELETTMNIKACDIYGLSEVMGPGVAGEAVETQDGCHIWEDHFRPEIIDPFDHSTVLGDGEPGELVFTSLTKEALPIIRYRTKDLTRLLPGTARPAHRRMGRITGRSDDMIILRGVNLFPSQIEEIALRIPELSPHFQLEITRPEGKRMDSLTVKIERRENVPAESSTTAARTLREQIKIHVGSSCVVDVVEPGSLERSNGKLRRIYDMRPKG, from the coding sequence ATGACCCAGAACACCGTCGCCGCGCCCGCGTCGTCCACCTCCGAGGCAACCGCGCCCGTCCTGGACCGTGAAGAAACGATGTCCCGCGACGAGCTTGAAGCACTGCAGCTCAACCGTCTGCAGCACACCGTGGCTTATGCCTACGATCGCGTGCCGCTGTACAAGCGCAAGTTCGATGAAGCAGGCGTGCACCCGACCGACCTCCGCGAGTTGAGCGACCTCGGCAAGTTCCCGTACACCACCAAGGAAGACCTCCGTCTGGAGTACCCGTTTGGCATGTTCGCGGTCCCGCAGCACGAGGTTGCCCGCATCCACGCGAGCTCCGGCACCACCGGGCGCCCCACCGTGGTGGGCTACACCAAGAACGACCTCGCCAACTGGGCAACCCTGGTGGCCCGTTGCCTGCGCGCCTCCGGCGTCCGCCCTGGAATGAAGGTCCACAACGCCTACGGTTATGGTCTCTTCACCGGCGGCCTCGGCGCCCATGCCGGCGCCGAAGCGCTGGGCTGCACGGTCATCCCGATGTCCGGCGGCCAGACCGAACGCCAGATCCAGCTCATTCAGGACTTCAAGCCGGACGCCATCCTGGCCACGCCCACGTACCTGCTGACGATCGCCGACGCCATGGCGCACCAGGGCATCGACCCCACCTCCACCTCGCTGAAGTACGCCGTGCTTGGCGCCGAGCCGTGGACCGAAGAGATGCGCCACGAACTCGAAACCACCATGAACATCAAGGCCTGCGACATCTACGGGCTCTCCGAAGTCATGGGCCCGGGCGTCGCTGGCGAAGCTGTTGAAACGCAAGACGGCTGCCACATCTGGGAAGACCATTTCCGGCCCGAAATCATCGATCCGTTTGATCACTCGACAGTCCTCGGCGACGGCGAACCGGGCGAACTGGTCTTCACGTCGCTGACCAAGGAAGCACTGCCGATCATCCGCTACCGCACCAAGGACCTCACCCGCCTGCTCCCCGGCACCGCCCGCCCCGCACACCGCCGCATGGGCCGCATCACCGGCCGCAGCGACGACATGATCATCCTGCGCGGCGTGAACCTTTTCCCCTCCCAGATCGAGGAAATCGCCCTGCGCATCCCCGAGCTCAGCCCGCACTTCCAACTCGAAATCACCCGCCCCGAGGGCAAGCGCATGGATTCGCTGACCGTGAAAATCGAACGGCGCGAAAACGTCCCCGCAGAGTCAAGCACGACGGCGGCCCGTACCTTGCGCGAGCAGATCAAGATTCACGTGGGGTCTTCTTGCGTAGTTGACGTTGTGGAGCCCGGTTCCCTCGAGCGTTCCAACGGGAAGCTCCGCCGGATCTACGACATGCGGCCGAAGGGCTGA